Proteins from a single region of Gordonia hongkongensis:
- a CDS encoding exonuclease SbcCD subunit D, whose protein sequence is MRIVHTSDWHLGRTFHGVELLADQRRALSHLAALVAAESADAVIVAGDVYDRSVPSADAVRVYDEGLAEIAAAGAQIVVTSGNHDSPTRLGAGSGFAAAGGLHLRTSIADIDRPVILSDAHGDVAFYGIPYLEPDTARRHLGVESIGGHTAVLGAAMARVRTDLAARRVRSVVVAHAFVSGAAASGSERSISVGGVETVPAETFSGADYVALGHLHSPQRVTDTVRYSGSLLPYSFGERTHRKAALVVELDADGVAEVRAHELPVVRELSSLTGVLGDLLTDERYAAAQDHYVEVTLTDPVRPTDAMRRLRERFPFAVHVQWERPHSGSGVDYRSRVRGRTDAEIIASFISDVRDEPTKGERVLVERALRAVVGEPESDAAELTLFDIEAIVAESA, encoded by the coding sequence ATGCGGATCGTGCACACCTCCGACTGGCACCTGGGCCGGACGTTCCACGGGGTCGAGCTGCTCGCCGACCAGCGTCGCGCACTGTCGCATCTGGCCGCACTGGTCGCCGCGGAGTCGGCCGACGCCGTCATCGTCGCCGGTGACGTGTACGACCGGTCCGTCCCGTCTGCCGACGCGGTCCGCGTGTACGACGAGGGCCTGGCCGAGATCGCCGCTGCGGGAGCGCAGATCGTCGTCACTTCGGGCAATCACGACTCGCCCACTCGCCTCGGTGCGGGGTCGGGATTCGCCGCCGCCGGTGGCCTGCATCTGCGGACCTCGATCGCCGACATCGACCGTCCGGTCATCCTGTCGGACGCCCACGGAGACGTCGCGTTCTACGGCATTCCCTATCTCGAACCCGACACCGCGCGACGCCACCTCGGGGTCGAGTCGATCGGCGGGCACACCGCTGTCCTCGGCGCCGCCATGGCTCGCGTCCGCACCGATCTGGCTGCGCGCCGGGTTCGGTCCGTGGTCGTCGCGCACGCCTTCGTCAGCGGGGCCGCGGCCTCCGGTTCGGAGCGCTCGATCAGTGTCGGCGGGGTGGAAACGGTTCCCGCCGAGACGTTCTCGGGCGCCGACTACGTCGCCCTCGGGCATCTGCACTCGCCGCAACGTGTCACCGACACGGTCCGGTACAGCGGTTCGCTGCTGCCGTACTCCTTCGGTGAGCGAACCCACCGGAAGGCGGCGCTGGTGGTGGAGCTCGACGCCGACGGCGTCGCCGAGGTCCGCGCACACGAGCTGCCCGTCGTCCGCGAACTCAGTTCTCTCACCGGCGTTCTCGGCGACCTGCTGACCGACGAACGGTACGCCGCGGCGCAGGACCACTACGTCGAGGTGACGCTGACCGACCCGGTCCGCCCGACCGACGCGATGCGTCGGCTGCGCGAGCGGTTTCCGTTCGCGGTCCATGTGCAGTGGGAGCGGCCGCATTCCGGCTCCGGCGTCGACTACCGTTCCCGCGTGCGCGGCCGGACCGACGCCGAGATCATCGCGTCGTTCATCTCCGACGTGCGCGACGAGCCGACCAAGGGGGAGCGGGTGCTCGTCGAGCGCGCACTCCGCGCCGTGGTCGGTGAACCCGAGTCGGATGCGGCCGAACTGACCCTGTTCGACATCGAGGCGATCGTCGCGGAGTCCGCATGA